One region of Solea senegalensis isolate Sse05_10M linkage group LG14, IFAPA_SoseM_1, whole genome shotgun sequence genomic DNA includes:
- the zgc:101100 gene encoding diencephalon/mesencephalon homeobox protein 1-B → MNSLNFCGTSSSGVFPVHGVNSVLLDLHHQMAEQFHAYSAAGPTVHTLTVAERLAELILEARYGNQQKQRRSRTAFTVSQLQALEKAFQQTQYPDVGMRERLAVCINLPEARIQVWFKNRRAKFRKDQKCSSLHRDTGVEETPHRRKVGQEEVRSEGQQDVVVTDTDSNVPPSPHPLPPLPPSHVREPCPPLTPSDSDISRCSLHLRSPPLFPFMTGEHYSHPCHPQPAVGIVSTELGLPHMFWPITQQHSSTLQGLPPASVTKHCSLSLHTACSSKPVPHPHLGL, encoded by the exons ATGAACTCGTTGAATTTCTGCGGGACGTCCAGCAGTGGAGTGTTTCCTGTCCATGGTGTCAACTCTGTGCTGTTGGACCTGCACCACCAGATGGCGGAGCAGTTCCACGCGTACTCTGCTGCAGGACCCACggtgcacacactcactgtggCTGAAAGACTAGCAG aGCTGATTCTGGAGGCTCGCTATGGAAACCAGCAGAAGCAGCGGCGCAGCCGCACGGCCTTCACTGTGTCCCAGCTGCAGGCTCTGGAAAAAGCCTTCCAACAGACACAGTACCCAGATGTTGGCATGAGGGAGAGGCTGGCTGTTTGCATCAACTTGCCCGAGGCTCGAATCCAG GTGTGGTTCAAAAACAGGAGAGCAAAGTTTCGTAAAGATCAGAAGTGCTCCTCACTCCACAGAGACACCGGTGTGGAGGAGACGCCACATCGCAGGAAAGTGGGACAGGAAGAAGTCAGGAGTGAAGGCCAACAGGACGTCGTcgtcactgacactgacagcaacgtccctccctctcctcaccctcttcctcctcttcctccatcacATGTTAGAGAGCCATGCCCTCCTCTCACCCCCTCAGACTCTGACATCTCACGGTGCAGCCTCCATCTCCGCTCCCCTCCACTCTTCCCTTTCATGACAGGGGAGCATTACAGTCACCCATGTCACCCACAGCCTGCTGTAGGAATAGTGTCCACTGAGCTCGGCCTCCCGCACATGTTCTGGcccatcacacagcagcacagctcCACCCTGCAGGGGCTTCCTCCAGCATCAGTGACTAAACACTGCAGCCTGTCCCTCCACACCGCATGCTCCAGTAAACCTGTGCCTCACCCTCACCTGGGGCTGTAA